The Achromobacter pestifer genome includes a region encoding these proteins:
- a CDS encoding ABC transporter permease: protein MTRYLLRRLAYALVLLLAVVTLNFLLIHISPGDPVETIAGSMGGISEELRAQLRVQYGLDKPFLTQLGIYLMQVLRGDLGYSYFFNVPVAQLIWDRVPATLLLVVTSVLSAFVVGTLLGTLAARKPNGPLSQGITLLSVVGYSAPVFWTGIILIILFASALPIFPVSDMRSAGGPQDGWAGVLDVLHHLVLPAFTLAFVYLAQYSRLARASVMEALSADYIRTARAKGLPERTVLYKHALRNGVLPVVTMLGLQFGNVLAGAILVETVFNWPGLGRLAFDSVLRRDYPTLLGILLFASLLVVVMNQLTDLAYRLIDPRIKTS, encoded by the coding sequence ATGACGCGCTATCTCTTGCGCCGCCTTGCCTACGCGCTGGTGCTGCTGCTGGCCGTGGTGACGCTGAATTTCCTGCTGATCCACATCTCGCCGGGCGATCCGGTCGAGACCATCGCGGGCTCCATGGGCGGCATCAGCGAAGAACTGCGGGCGCAGCTGCGCGTGCAGTACGGGCTGGATAAACCCTTTCTGACGCAGCTGGGCATCTACCTGATGCAGGTGCTGCGTGGCGATCTGGGCTATTCCTATTTCTTCAACGTGCCGGTGGCGCAGCTGATCTGGGACCGCGTGCCGGCCACGCTGCTGCTGGTGGTGACCTCGGTGCTGAGCGCGTTCGTGGTGGGCACGCTGCTGGGCACGCTGGCCGCGCGCAAGCCCAACGGGCCGCTGTCGCAAGGCATCACGCTGTTGTCGGTGGTGGGCTATTCCGCGCCGGTGTTCTGGACCGGCATCATCCTCATCATCCTGTTCGCCTCGGCGCTGCCGATCTTCCCGGTGTCGGACATGCGCTCTGCCGGCGGGCCGCAGGACGGCTGGGCCGGCGTGCTGGACGTGCTGCACCATCTGGTGCTGCCGGCCTTCACCCTGGCCTTCGTCTATCTGGCGCAGTACAGCCGGCTGGCGCGCGCCAGCGTCATGGAGGCGCTGTCGGCCGACTACATCCGCACTGCGCGCGCCAAGGGCCTGCCGGAACGCACCGTGCTCTACAAGCACGCGCTGCGCAACGGCGTGCTGCCGGTGGTGACCATGCTGGGCCTGCAGTTCGGCAATGTGCTGGCCGGCGCGATCCTGGTCGAAACGGTCTTCAACTGGCCCGGACTGGGCCGGCTGGCGTTCGACTCCGTGCTCAGGCGTGACTATCCCACGCTGCTGGGCATCCTGCTGTTCGCCTCGCTGCTGGTGGTCGTGATGAATCAGCTTACCGATCTGGCCTACCGCCTGATCGATCCCAGGATCAAGACCTCATGA
- a CDS encoding ABC transporter substrate-binding protein, protein MRSARKCLTTILTALALAGGAMAADAPKPGGTLVIGSTQVPRHLNGAVQSGIATALPSTQLFASLLRYDADWKPQPYLAQSWELAPDGKSLTLHLRKDAVFHDGKPVTSADVAFSVMAVKKNHPFQTMFAPVEAVDTPDPYTVVLRMNKPHPAILLALSPALMPVLPKHIYDDGQDLKSHPRNSADVVGSGPFKFKEFKPGQEIVLEKFDKFFLPGKPYLDRIVVKINPDATNLLIGLERGDIGVLPFMTEPTILRRAKDNPAIVMTSKGYEGIGALSWLAFNTARKPLNDVRVRQAIAYATDKGFITKALNAGFATPANGPIIGTSPFATQEVVKYPLDLKKSEQLLEEAGYKKDAKGERLSLTVDYMPGSDVQGKNVAEYLRSQLKKVGIAVQVRASPDFPTWAKRIAGKDFDMTTDIVFNWGDPVIGVHRTYLSSNIRDIIWTNTQSYSNPKVDQLLEQAGTETDVDKRRALYAEFQRLVTADVPIDFLTVIPYHTLSLKKVHGLPDGIWGVISPMDDTYLQ, encoded by the coding sequence ATGCGCAGCGCAAGAAAATGCCTGACCACGATACTGACGGCGCTGGCCCTGGCGGGCGGGGCCATGGCCGCGGACGCGCCCAAGCCCGGCGGCACGCTGGTGATAGGTTCGACGCAAGTGCCGCGGCACCTGAACGGCGCGGTGCAGTCGGGCATCGCAACCGCCTTGCCCAGCACGCAGCTGTTCGCCAGCCTGCTGCGCTACGACGCGGATTGGAAGCCGCAGCCCTATCTGGCGCAATCGTGGGAGCTGGCGCCAGACGGCAAGTCGCTGACGCTGCATCTGCGCAAGGACGCCGTATTCCATGACGGCAAGCCGGTGACCTCGGCTGATGTCGCATTCTCCGTCATGGCGGTCAAGAAGAACCATCCCTTCCAGACCATGTTCGCGCCCGTGGAAGCGGTGGACACGCCGGATCCCTACACGGTGGTGCTGCGCATGAACAAGCCGCATCCGGCCATCCTGCTGGCGCTGTCGCCGGCCTTGATGCCGGTGCTGCCCAAGCACATCTACGACGATGGACAGGATCTGAAGAGCCATCCGCGCAATTCGGCCGACGTGGTTGGCTCCGGCCCGTTCAAGTTCAAGGAATTCAAGCCAGGCCAGGAGATCGTGCTGGAGAAGTTCGACAAGTTCTTCCTGCCCGGCAAGCCCTACCTGGACCGGATCGTGGTGAAGATCAATCCCGACGCCACCAATCTGCTGATCGGGCTGGAGCGCGGCGACATCGGTGTGCTGCCCTTCATGACCGAGCCCACCATCCTGCGGCGCGCCAAGGACAATCCCGCCATCGTCATGACCAGCAAGGGCTATGAAGGCATAGGCGCCTTGAGCTGGCTGGCTTTCAACACGGCGCGCAAGCCCTTGAACGACGTGCGGGTGCGGCAGGCCATCGCCTACGCCACCGACAAGGGCTTCATCACCAAGGCCCTGAACGCCGGCTTCGCCACGCCCGCCAACGGTCCCATCATCGGCACCAGCCCGTTTGCCACGCAGGAGGTAGTGAAGTATCCGCTGGACCTGAAGAAGTCCGAGCAATTGCTGGAAGAGGCGGGCTACAAGAAGGATGCCAAGGGCGAACGCCTGTCGCTGACGGTGGACTACATGCCGGGATCCGACGTGCAGGGCAAGAACGTCGCGGAGTACCTGCGCAGCCAGTTGAAGAAGGTCGGCATCGCGGTGCAGGTGCGCGCCTCGCCGGACTTCCCGACCTGGGCCAAGCGCATCGCCGGCAAGGACTTCGACATGACCACGGACATTGTCTTCAACTGGGGCGATCCGGTGATCGGCGTGCACCGCACCTACCTGTCCAGCAACATCCGCGACATCATCTGGACCAACACGCAGTCCTATTCCAACCCCAAGGTGGACCAACTGCTGGAGCAGGCCGGCACCGAGACCGACGTGGACAAGCGCCGCGCGCTGTATGCCGAGTTCCAGCGCCTGGTCACGGCCGATGTGCCCATCGATTTCCTCACGGTCATTCCCTACCACACTCTGTCGCTGAAGAAGGTGCACGGCCTGCCGGACGGCATCTGGGGCGTCATATCGCCCATGGACGACACCTACCTGCAGTAG
- a CDS encoding amidohydrolase codes for MTQTRARTTIYAARSILTMNPMQPRATHVAVRDGRILGVGSREDLAGWGPADIDERYADKVLMPGLVEGHCHLPEGGMWKFVYVGYYDRRGPDGRLWEGLKSFDAVAARLCEAERALAPGETLIGWGFDPIFFEGARMRVQDLDAVSAERPVVVMHASMHLMNVNTPMLARAGIDRDTDIEGVTRMEDGRPSGELCEFAAMFPVMRLIGSPFRTVGVSEEGLRMFGKVAQWAGVTTATDLVNELGDEGLATLARITAEPDYPVRIVPAASALTYAGDPARCLAKLADARRLNNDKLHLGMVKLVVDGSIQGFTARLRWPGYYNGAPNGIWVIAPGELDAMVQTYHDAGVQLHIHTNGDEATELAIDAVDRALRRSPRRDHRHTLQHCQMADAAQFRRMASLGMCANLFANHIFYWGDAHHALTMGPDRARRMDACASAARAGVPFSIHSDAPITPLAPLFTAWCAVNRQTSSGKVLGESERIGVEAALHAVTLGAAYTLHLDHLVGSIEIGKHADFCVLQDDPLEVAPQKLKDVRVLGTVIGGRPLPLREA; via the coding sequence ATGACCCAGACCCGCGCCCGAACCACGATCTATGCCGCGCGCAGCATCCTGACCATGAATCCGATGCAGCCGCGGGCCACGCACGTGGCGGTGCGCGACGGCCGCATCCTGGGCGTGGGCAGCCGGGAAGACCTGGCGGGCTGGGGGCCTGCCGATATCGACGAGCGCTATGCCGACAAGGTGCTCATGCCCGGCCTGGTGGAAGGGCATTGCCATCTGCCCGAGGGCGGCATGTGGAAGTTCGTGTACGTGGGCTACTACGACCGGCGCGGGCCCGACGGCCGGCTGTGGGAAGGCCTGAAAAGCTTCGACGCGGTGGCCGCCCGGCTATGCGAGGCCGAGCGCGCCCTGGCGCCCGGAGAAACGCTGATAGGCTGGGGCTTCGATCCGATCTTCTTCGAAGGCGCGCGCATGCGCGTGCAGGACCTGGACGCGGTGTCCGCCGAGCGGCCCGTGGTGGTCATGCATGCCAGCATGCACCTGATGAACGTGAACACGCCCATGCTGGCGCGCGCCGGCATAGACCGCGATACCGACATCGAAGGCGTGACGCGCATGGAGGACGGGCGCCCCAGCGGCGAACTCTGCGAATTCGCCGCCATGTTTCCCGTCATGCGCCTGATCGGCAGCCCGTTCCGCACCGTGGGCGTATCGGAAGAGGGCCTGCGCATGTTCGGCAAGGTGGCGCAGTGGGCGGGCGTCACCACCGCCACCGACCTGGTCAACGAGCTGGGCGACGAGGGCCTGGCGACGCTGGCCCGCATCACCGCCGAGCCGGACTATCCCGTGCGCATCGTGCCGGCCGCGTCCGCGCTGACCTACGCGGGCGATCCCGCGCGCTGCCTGGCCAAACTGGCCGATGCCCGGCGCCTGAACAACGACAAGCTGCATCTGGGCATGGTCAAGCTGGTGGTGGACGGCTCCATCCAGGGCTTTACGGCCCGGCTGCGCTGGCCGGGCTATTACAACGGCGCGCCCAACGGCATCTGGGTGATCGCGCCGGGCGAGCTGGACGCCATGGTCCAGACGTACCACGACGCAGGCGTGCAGCTGCACATCCACACCAATGGCGACGAAGCCACCGAGCTTGCGATCGACGCGGTGGACCGCGCCCTGCGCCGCAGCCCGCGGCGCGATCACCGCCACACCTTGCAGCACTGCCAGATGGCCGACGCGGCGCAGTTCCGGCGCATGGCCAGCCTGGGCATGTGCGCCAATCTCTTCGCCAACCACATCTTCTACTGGGGCGACGCGCACCATGCCCTGACCATGGGGCCCGACCGCGCCAGGCGCATGGACGCCTGCGCCTCGGCCGCGCGCGCCGGCGTGCCGTTCTCCATCCATTCGGACGCGCCCATCACGCCGCTGGCGCCGCTGTTCACGGCCTGGTGCGCCGTGAACCGCCAGACATCATCGGGCAAGGTGCTGGGCGAATCCGAGCGCATCGGCGTGGAAGCGGCCTTGCATGCCGTCACGCTGGGCGCGGCCTACACCTTGCACCTGGATCACCTGGTCGGCTCCATCGAGATCGGCAAGCATGCGGATTTCTGCGTGCTGCAGGACGATCCGCTGGAGGTCGCGCCGCAGAAGCTGAAGGACGTGCGCGTGCTGGGCACGGTCATCGGCGGCCGGCCTTTGCCGCTGCGGGAGGCCTGA
- a CDS encoding ABC transporter ATP-binding protein: protein MTSPQSPALLSVRDLAVHFPIGGRSRDGKPVVVKAVDGVSFELQRGRTLAIVGESGSGKTTTALSVLRLADPTAGSIHFDGTDMTALNGSALRRMRRRVQLVFQDPYSSLNPRQRAGDIVRSPLDLMGIDPPGGREARVARMFELVGLRPEQRQLFPHQFSGGQRQRLNVARALASAPDLIVCDEPVSALDIAIRAQILNLLRRIQREQGQSFLFISHDMAVVEHICDDIAVMYLGKIIEQASRNAFFTRPLHPYSVALMSAVPTVKGGRELAARRVRLAGDPPSPVDPPPGCRFAGRCPAAQPLCATREPSLREVAPGHRVACHFVESRDGVLVSPLQG from the coding sequence ATGACATCACCGCAATCCCCCGCCTTGCTGTCCGTGCGCGATCTTGCCGTGCATTTCCCCATCGGCGGGCGCAGCCGCGACGGCAAGCCGGTAGTCGTGAAGGCCGTGGACGGCGTGTCCTTCGAGCTGCAACGCGGCCGCACCCTGGCGATCGTGGGCGAGTCGGGTTCGGGCAAGACCACCACGGCCTTGTCCGTGTTAAGGCTGGCGGATCCGACCGCGGGCTCCATCCACTTCGACGGCACGGACATGACGGCGCTGAACGGCTCCGCCTTGCGCCGCATGCGGCGTCGCGTGCAACTGGTGTTCCAGGATCCGTATTCCTCGCTCAATCCGCGCCAGCGCGCGGGCGACATCGTGCGTTCGCCGCTGGACCTGATGGGCATCGATCCCCCCGGCGGCCGCGAGGCGCGCGTGGCCCGCATGTTCGAACTGGTGGGCCTGCGGCCGGAACAGCGGCAGCTTTTTCCGCATCAGTTTTCCGGCGGACAGCGGCAGCGGCTGAACGTGGCCCGGGCGCTGGCCAGCGCGCCGGACCTGATCGTCTGCGACGAGCCGGTGTCCGCCCTGGATATTGCGATCCGCGCGCAGATCCTGAACCTGCTGCGGCGCATCCAGCGCGAGCAGGGGCAGTCATTCCTGTTCATTTCGCACGACATGGCGGTGGTGGAGCACATCTGCGACGACATCGCCGTCATGTACCTGGGCAAGATCATCGAGCAGGCCTCGCGCAATGCCTTCTTCACGCGTCCGCTGCATCCCTACAGCGTCGCCCTGATGTCGGCGGTGCCGACCGTAAAGGGCGGGCGCGAGCTGGCCGCGCGCCGCGTACGGCTGGCGGGCGATCCGCCCAGTCCGGTCGATCCGCCGCCGGGCTGCCGCTTTGCCGGGCGCTGCCCGGCCGCGCAGCCGCTCTGCGCCACGCGCGAGCCCAGCTTGCGCGAAGTCGCGCCGGGCCACCGCGTGGCCTGCCATTTCGTCGAATCCCGCGACGGCGTCCTGGTGTCGCCGTTGCAGGGATGA
- the xsc gene encoding sulfoacetaldehyde acetyltransferase, which yields MSSKQHMTPSEAFVETLVAQGVKDVFGIVGSAFMDALDLFPAAGIRFVPTVHEQGAAHMADGYSRVTGRHGVCIAQNGPGITNFVTGVAAAYWAHSPVVAITPETGTAGMGLGGFQETEQLPIFSRITKYQAHVNRPDRMAEFTAKAFDNALAERGPTQLNIPRDYFYGEIDVAIPEPRRIRRGPGSEEDLEAAAQMLAQAKFPVIVAGGGVLFSEGQAECVALAELLGAPVVTSYLHNDAFPASHPLWCGPLGYQGAKAGMKLLSQADVVLALGTRLGPFGTLPQHGLDYWPQGARIIQVDADHRMLGLVRPVSVGICGDAKPAAAALAAKLRGREVACVATKAGRGEQIAAQKTEWEKELDSWSHERDDWSLDIIEHGGGRMHPRRMLRELERAMPKHVMVSTDIGNICSVSNSYLRFDEPNSMLAAMSFGNCGYALPALIGAKLGRPDRPAVAYVGDGAWCMSFQELLTCVREKIPVTAVVFHNGQWGAEKKNQVDFYGRRFVGSNLQNPNFSELARAMGAEGIRVEHADQVGAALQAACKAQSEGKTTVLEMMVSQELGDPFRRDALKQPVRFLDKYQKYVNQPFQPGEVPLSIDPAKR from the coding sequence ATGAGCAGCAAGCAACACATGACCCCCAGCGAAGCGTTTGTGGAAACGCTGGTCGCGCAGGGCGTCAAGGACGTATTCGGCATCGTCGGCTCGGCCTTCATGGACGCGCTGGACCTGTTTCCGGCGGCCGGCATCCGCTTCGTGCCCACGGTGCACGAGCAGGGCGCTGCGCACATGGCCGACGGCTATTCGCGCGTCACCGGCCGCCACGGCGTGTGCATCGCGCAGAACGGCCCGGGCATCACCAATTTCGTGACCGGCGTGGCGGCGGCGTACTGGGCGCACAGCCCGGTGGTGGCGATCACGCCCGAGACCGGCACCGCGGGCATGGGGCTGGGCGGCTTCCAGGAAACCGAACAGCTGCCGATTTTCTCGCGCATCACCAAGTACCAGGCCCACGTGAACCGGCCCGACCGCATGGCGGAATTCACGGCCAAGGCCTTCGACAATGCGCTGGCCGAACGCGGCCCGACGCAGCTGAACATCCCGCGCGACTATTTCTACGGCGAGATCGACGTGGCCATTCCGGAGCCGCGCCGCATCCGCCGCGGCCCGGGCTCGGAAGAAGACCTGGAAGCGGCGGCGCAGATGCTGGCGCAGGCCAAGTTCCCCGTCATCGTGGCGGGCGGCGGCGTGCTGTTCTCGGAAGGCCAGGCCGAATGCGTGGCCCTGGCCGAGCTGCTGGGCGCGCCGGTGGTCACCAGCTATCTGCACAACGACGCCTTCCCGGCCAGCCATCCGCTGTGGTGCGGCCCGCTGGGCTACCAGGGTGCCAAGGCCGGCATGAAACTGCTGTCGCAGGCCGATGTGGTGCTGGCGCTGGGCACGCGCCTGGGACCCTTCGGCACCTTGCCGCAGCACGGGCTGGACTACTGGCCGCAGGGCGCGCGCATCATCCAGGTGGACGCCGACCACCGCATGCTGGGCCTGGTGCGCCCGGTATCGGTGGGCATCTGCGGCGACGCCAAGCCTGCCGCCGCGGCGCTGGCCGCCAAGCTGCGAGGGCGCGAGGTGGCATGCGTGGCTACCAAGGCCGGGCGCGGCGAACAGATCGCGGCGCAGAAGACCGAATGGGAAAAGGAGCTGGACAGCTGGTCGCATGAGCGCGACGACTGGAGCCTGGACATCATCGAGCACGGCGGTGGCCGCATGCATCCGCGGCGCATGCTGCGCGAGCTGGAACGCGCCATGCCCAAGCATGTCATGGTGTCCACCGACATCGGCAATATCTGCTCGGTGTCCAACAGCTATCTGCGCTTTGACGAGCCGAACTCCATGCTGGCGGCCATGAGCTTCGGCAATTGCGGTTACGCCTTGCCAGCGCTGATCGGCGCCAAGCTCGGCCGGCCCGACCGGCCGGCCGTGGCCTACGTGGGCGACGGCGCCTGGTGCATGAGCTTCCAGGAACTGCTGACTTGCGTGCGCGAAAAGATACCCGTGACGGCGGTGGTGTTCCACAACGGCCAGTGGGGCGCCGAAAAGAAGAACCAGGTGGACTTCTACGGCCGCCGCTTCGTTGGCAGCAACCTGCAGAATCCGAACTTTTCTGAACTGGCGCGCGCCATGGGCGCGGAAGGCATACGGGTGGAGCACGCCGATCAGGTCGGCGCGGCCTTGCAGGCTGCCTGCAAGGCCCAGTCCGAGGGCAAGACCACCGTGCTGGAGATGATGGTCAGCCAGGAACTGGGCGACCCGTTCCGCCGCGACGCGCTCAAGCAACCGGTGCGCTTCCTGGACAAGTACCAGAAGTACGTGAACCAGCCGTTCCAACCGGGCGAGGTGCCGCTGTCGATCGATCCCGCCAAGCGCTGA
- a CDS encoding ABC transporter ATP-binding protein, with protein sequence MNGPVLEVDSLSLEFQARGRAAEVLSAVSFALNPGETLCLVGESGCGKSMTALAIMRLIPAPGRIGGGCVRLRGDDLAGRDEEAMRQVRGNKISMIFQEPMTALNPVYTVGDQIGEPLRLHQGLNKSQARVRAIEMLKSVGIPLPERRVDDYPHQMSGGMRQRVMIAIALACDPDVLIADEPTTALDVTVQAQIFDLLREQQARRGTAVLLITHDMGAVSEMADRVVVMYGGRVVEQGGVREILAQPRHPYTQGLIACLPELDREPDDVRPDLPEIPGVVPSIWERGQGCPFMERCGQAMARCRDAFPPLTRVGEGQEVACWLYPEAAR encoded by the coding sequence ATGAACGGCCCGGTGCTGGAGGTCGATAGCCTGAGCCTGGAGTTCCAGGCGCGCGGCCGCGCGGCCGAAGTGCTGAGCGCGGTCAGCTTCGCGCTGAACCCCGGCGAGACCCTCTGCCTGGTGGGCGAGTCCGGCTGCGGCAAGAGCATGACCGCGCTGGCCATCATGCGGCTGATTCCCGCGCCGGGCCGCATCGGCGGGGGCTGCGTGCGCCTGCGCGGCGACGACCTGGCCGGCCGCGACGAAGAGGCCATGCGCCAGGTGCGGGGCAACAAGATATCCATGATCTTCCAGGAGCCCATGACGGCGCTGAACCCGGTGTACACCGTTGGCGACCAGATCGGGGAGCCCCTGCGGCTGCATCAGGGGCTGAACAAGAGCCAGGCCCGCGTACGCGCCATCGAGATGCTGAAGTCGGTCGGCATACCCTTGCCGGAACGGCGCGTGGACGATTATCCGCACCAGATGTCGGGCGGCATGCGGCAGCGCGTGATGATCGCCATCGCGCTGGCCTGCGACCCCGACGTGCTGATCGCCGACGAACCCACCACCGCGCTGGACGTAACGGTGCAGGCGCAGATCTTCGACCTGCTGCGCGAGCAGCAGGCGCGGCGCGGCACCGCCGTGCTGCTGATCACGCACGACATGGGCGCGGTGTCGGAAATGGCCGACCGCGTCGTGGTCATGTACGGCGGGCGGGTGGTCGAGCAGGGCGGCGTGCGCGAGATCCTGGCGCAGCCCCGCCATCCCTATACCCAGGGGCTGATCGCCTGTCTGCCCGAACTGGACCGCGAGCCCGACGATGTGCGCCCGGACCTGCCGGAGATTCCCGGCGTGGTGCCCTCCATCTGGGAGCGCGGCCAGGGCTGTCCCTTCATGGAGCGTTGCGGGCAGGCCATGGCGCGCTGCCGCGACGCGTTTCCGCCCCTGACCCGTGTAGGCGAGGGGCAGGAAGTCGCCTGTTGGCTGTATCCGGAGGCCGCGCGATGA
- a CDS encoding IclR family transcriptional regulator, whose translation MKDESSAALRALTLLEQVARSGQPVSLAALTDATGLPKPSVLRILSRLVDAGMLLREPAGKSYVSGPRLSALARDTLLNSPLRGERHRILDSLVDEIGETCNCTMLDGDEVIYLDRVETAWPLRVNLQSGSRVPLHCSASGKLFLAHMRREARQRLLAAAPLPRYTPNTLCDVAALEQELRTIKKEGASFDREEFLLGIVCMAVPILHGTRAIAAVALHAPVARLSIDGARAWLPRMQEAARALAGTYESET comes from the coding sequence ATGAAAGACGAATCCTCCGCAGCGCTGCGCGCGCTGACCCTGCTGGAACAGGTCGCCCGCTCGGGGCAACCGGTATCGCTGGCCGCGCTGACGGACGCCACCGGCCTGCCCAAGCCGTCGGTGCTGCGCATCCTGTCGCGGCTGGTCGACGCCGGCATGCTGCTGCGCGAACCCGCCGGCAAGAGCTACGTCAGCGGCCCGCGCCTGAGCGCGCTGGCGCGCGACACCCTGCTGAACTCGCCCTTGCGCGGCGAGCGCCACCGCATCCTGGATAGCCTGGTCGACGAGATCGGCGAGACCTGCAACTGCACCATGCTGGACGGCGACGAGGTCATCTACCTGGACCGCGTCGAAACCGCCTGGCCGCTGCGGGTCAACCTGCAATCGGGCTCGCGCGTGCCGCTGCATTGCTCGGCCAGCGGCAAGCTGTTCCTGGCCCACATGCGACGCGAGGCGCGCCAGCGGCTGCTGGCCGCGGCTCCCTTGCCGCGCTACACGCCCAACACGTTGTGCGACGTGGCCGCGCTGGAGCAGGAACTGCGCACCATCAAGAAGGAAGGCGCGAGCTTCGACCGCGAGGAATTCCTGCTGGGCATCGTCTGCATGGCGGTCCCGATCCTGCATGGCACGCGCGCCATCGCCGCGGTCGCCTTGCACGCGCCGGTGGCCCGGTTGTCGATCGACGGCGCGCGCGCCTGGCTGCCGCGCATGCAGGAGGCCGCCCGGGCGCTGGCCGGCACCTACGAATCCGAGACCTAG
- a CDS encoding bifunctional enoyl-CoA hydratase/phosphate acetyltransferase, with protein MESDRLFEPLRNAALSAGRLRTAVAYPLCPTSLGAAVQARDAGYIEPVLVGPADRLRALMAELGLREGELDVVDTPDDEVQAARAAAALARDGAVRMLMKGSLHTDHFMSAVVARDAGLRTARRISHAFVMAVAAYPKLFILTDAAVNIAPSLQEKADIAQNAIDLARALGVERPKLAVLCATESVNPAMPATLDAAALSKMADRQQIRGGDIDGPLAFDNAISREAADQKGIVSRVAGDADILLVPDIEAGNMLYKELTWLAGAGTAGLVLGTRVPVLLTSRSDSMQARVNSCAVASLYARARAA; from the coding sequence ATGGAAAGCGATCGCTTGTTCGAGCCGCTGCGCAATGCCGCGCTGTCGGCCGGACGTTTGCGCACCGCGGTGGCGTATCCGCTGTGTCCGACCAGCTTGGGCGCGGCCGTGCAGGCGCGCGACGCGGGCTACATCGAACCGGTGCTGGTTGGCCCGGCGGACAGGCTGCGGGCCCTGATGGCAGAGCTGGGGTTGCGCGAAGGCGAGCTGGATGTGGTCGACACGCCCGACGACGAGGTGCAGGCCGCGCGCGCCGCGGCGGCGCTGGCGCGCGACGGCGCCGTGCGCATGCTGATGAAGGGCAGCCTGCATACCGACCACTTCATGTCGGCGGTAGTGGCGCGCGACGCGGGCCTGCGCACCGCCAGGCGCATCAGCCATGCCTTCGTGATGGCGGTGGCGGCGTACCCCAAGCTCTTCATCCTGACCGACGCGGCGGTCAACATCGCGCCCAGCCTGCAAGAAAAGGCCGACATCGCGCAGAACGCCATCGATCTGGCGCGCGCGCTGGGCGTGGAACGGCCCAAGCTCGCGGTGCTGTGCGCCACCGAGTCCGTCAATCCTGCCATGCCCGCCACGCTGGACGCGGCGGCGCTGTCGAAGATGGCGGACCGCCAGCAGATCCGTGGCGGCGATATCGACGGCCCGCTGGCCTTCGACAACGCCATCTCGCGCGAGGCGGCCGACCAGAAGGGCATCGTGTCGCGCGTGGCGGGAGACGCCGACATCCTGCTGGTGCCCGATATCGAGGCCGGCAACATGCTCTACAAAGAGCTGACCTGGCTGGCCGGCGCGGGCACCGCCGGACTGGTGCTGGGCACGCGCGTGCCCGTGCTGCTGACCAGCCGCTCCGATTCCATGCAGGCGCGCGTCAACAGCTGCGCGGTGGCTTCGCTGTACGCGCGGGCGCGGGCGGCCTGA
- a CDS encoding ABC transporter permease — protein MSQTPPAASIAALQGQAARPPARPSYEALRVFARNPSALAGVLLLAAILAVTLFGPMIMQADPFEIAGAPMSPPGADALLGTDYLGREVLTGMVYGGRATLLVGVVAAVLSMAIGLTVGALAGYYGGWIDETLMRITEFFQVLPTLLFAMVLVTLFSPSLATIAIAIGVVSWPGTARLARGEFLRLKRREYVLAERVIGAGDARIIWRVILPNALAPLIVSATLAIGTAILFEAGLSFLGLGDPNIMSWGLMIGSNRPYILTAWWAVTLPGAAIFLTVLAVSLIGDGLNDALNPNSRGRA, from the coding sequence ATGAGCCAGACTCCTCCTGCCGCATCCATCGCGGCCTTGCAAGGCCAGGCGGCGCGGCCGCCGGCCCGCCCATCGTACGAGGCCTTGCGGGTGTTCGCGCGCAATCCCTCGGCGCTGGCCGGCGTGCTGCTGCTGGCCGCCATCCTGGCGGTGACGCTTTTCGGGCCCATGATCATGCAGGCGGACCCCTTCGAGATCGCGGGCGCGCCGATGTCGCCGCCGGGCGCGGACGCGCTGCTGGGCACCGATTACCTGGGCCGCGAAGTGCTGACCGGCATGGTCTACGGCGGCCGCGCCACGCTGCTGGTCGGCGTGGTGGCGGCGGTGCTGTCCATGGCCATCGGCCTGACGGTGGGCGCGCTGGCGGGCTACTACGGCGGCTGGATCGACGAAACCCTGATGCGCATCACCGAATTCTTCCAGGTGCTGCCGACCTTGCTGTTCGCCATGGTGCTGGTGACGCTGTTTTCGCCATCGCTGGCGACCATCGCCATCGCCATCGGGGTGGTCAGCTGGCCGGGCACGGCGCGGCTGGCGCGCGGCGAGTTCCTGCGCCTCAAGCGCCGCGAATACGTGCTGGCCGAGAGGGTGATAGGCGCGGGCGACGCGCGCATCATCTGGAGGGTGATCCTGCCCAACGCGCTGGCGCCGCTGATTGTGTCGGCGACGCTGGCGATAGGCACGGCGATCCTGTTCGAGGCCGGCCTGTCGTTCCTGGGGCTGGGCGATCCCAACATCATGAGCTGGGGCCTGATGATAGGCAGCAACCGGCCTTACATCCTGACCGCGTGGTGGGCGGTGACCCTGCCGGGCGCCGCCATCTTCCTGACCGTGCTGGCCGTCAGCCTGATCGGTGACGGGCTGAACGATGCGCTCAATCCCAACTCGCGGGGGCGGGCATGA